The sequence CGAAATGGGAAAGGCTCCTTCTTGGCCGCTTTAAGCGTCTCAGGCAATTGATCAAGCATGGCCGCCGTAATTGTAAGCTTCGCCTTTTCCTCTTGGCTTCGGTAAATACCCAGCAATCCGGACCGAACGATGTATTTTTCCGCAAGTTTGTCGACCTTTTGAAACTGGTCACGGATTTTCTGATCTACTTTACGGATGAGCTGCAAAGGAGAATCCACCACTCCATATTTAAGTAGCCTTCTCCATCCACCGCCCTTTGACCGCATTTTTTTCACCAGGTCACTGATCCGGTTCTTATCCCCTGGACCTTTCTGCAACTCATCCACGGGCAAGTCCAATAAAACTAGCAGCGAAGCCAGCATTTGCTGACCAATCGCATCCAACTCAGCGTAAAACGCATCTTCCAGAGCCGCGATCAGCGGATCGTCTGAGGCGTCCCACATACTGCGCCCGCCCTGCGGCCGTTCCGGAGGAACAGCGAGTGCCTTGGATAAGGACTCAATGATTCGGCGCCGATCCTCCAACGGGAATGAGCGTACCGCCGGCGGCAGCTTTATCTGAAGCTTCGACATCAATACCCCTCCCAGGAGATATCAATATCAAGGGACTTCTGTAATTGATCTGGCTCCGACTTGGCTTTAGCTGTAGGGGGCCTATTGTTTCCGTCCTCTTCCCCGGATTCATTCGGATTAGCTTCCTCCTGGGGTTGCTGATCAGCCATGTAAGCTTGAATAAGCACAGAGTTCGCTGGCGCATTCATCCATTCGGCTTCCGGCGGCACCTGCTGCCCGCGCTGCTTTCGCACTTCGGCGACCGTAGTCAAACCCAGCTCCATATCGTCCTTAAGGCGCTGTGCCTTTCGGTCTTCTTCCTCTTCATCCAGACCCGCCCAGTAAAGGGCAAATTCTGGCGCGATCTGATCAAGAATGTTGGCATTGAATCCGTCAGAAAGGAAGTACATGAGCGGGATAAACCCTTTATCCTTGCTGCCATCCATTTTTTCTGCGGTATTGTCCGACTGGCTCATGCTCTTTCCGCTGGTCCAGCTCTTAAAACCGACCTCGTTAGGATCGATCTGATATACTGCAGCGGCCAAATTAAAAAGAAACTCCAAGAACTCATTAAACTGCATGTCCTGGTTGCTGTTTTTGAAAGGAGTGAACTTGAACCCGTTCCCTTCCTCCATCGCCATGACGGGCACCGACCATTTGCCCTGAGCCCCATCGGTCAGCGTCTTCCAGTGACGACTGAACGCCTCTATGTCCTCCTCCTCATACTTACCGACAACCTCCAGCACACCCTGAGGCAACGAATTGTAAGAGAAATACGACGTATTGTACCGAACGCCATTGACAATGCCCGTGACAATCTCTACGAGCGTCTCCAATTCACTGAATCCGAAATCAGCATAGGCAATGTCCGTCCGGGGATTACGAATCAGGTAGGTCAGCTCCTGCCGTGAATACTCCGCAGTTATACGGCCATCCACACGCTGCACATAAGCAATCGGCCCCGCCGCCCCTATACTTGTCACCTGCTGGTACAACGTTGGCTGGTAGATTTCCGAAATAGGGGAGGTGGGCAGCAGTTCGATGGTGGCCGCATCCACCGCAAACATATCCGTGATCTGGCCGCTGCGGGTAAAGACATTTTCCCAAGCTACGGCATCCAGCGTCAGGCTGTCCCGCGTGATTTTCCGCAGAAATTGATTGAAATTATCCTTCCGCTCAGGGTTTCCCCAGTTTCCGGTCCGGAGAAAAAACTCTTCAAGCTCAAAAGCCCGGGACTGCGCCGCCCGGCTCATGGACTGCTTCGGATTTTTAAAACCGATCCGAAAGCCAAGGTCTCCCTCATACCTGGGACGCCGGGCAAAGCGGGCGACCTGATTCAACCGCGTGTTGATGATCGCAGCAATGGCCGGCACTTTCGCCATGTTACGCAATACGGAAAACGGGAGAAGCGACGGCTTGATGCGTGTTCCGCCCATCCCGGTATATTGATACGGCAGGATTACGGCGGATTTCGCCTTCGCTTGCGCCTGCTGCGCCTGAAGCATTTCTGTATTTGCCAAAGATGTTCACCTCCCTCATATGATGATTGTGGAGCGCACCGGCTTACGAATCTTCTCAAGAGCATATCTGAGAGCGTCAAGCGCGTGATTAAAATCATCAACCGGGCGATTTAAGAAGCGTCCGGTTTTATCCTGATCCCATACGTAACTTGATAATTCAATGCTTACATTTGGACAGCGAAATTTATGAACAATGATTTCATACTGTTGAAGGTACTGAATGCCGTTAATGACACTATCAGGCCCCTTCTCCGCTGCTTGTATCCTACCTATTCCATATCCTCTTATCTCATCAATGGACTTAGGCTCAGCCGAGTCGGCGATTATCTTCTCTTTTGAAAATCCCTTAGCCTTTATCATTTCAGCTATTTTGTCATTGGTCATACCTGACTCATAATGCTCATCAAAGATATAAAGCTTCTTCTCCTGTTCGTTCACAAGAGCTGCAACCAAAGCACTCGGATCGTTTGTATAACCAAAATCCAAACCGAAAACAGCTTTATATGCACCGGTCTTGATCAACTCTTTATATTCAAATTCTTCCTCGCGCCAATCCTCATAAATTGCTCCTTCAGCAATGCCCCATTCTCCTTGGCCTTCGACCCGGTAACGTTTCGGCTTATTCTTTTTCATCCATTCAAATAACGCCCGATCATCGTCCCCTAAGAACTCATTGCATGTGTAGTTGGTGGTCAGAGCCAATATATTAGGATCAGGCACATCAAAAAAACGCTTCTTCAGCCAGTGCTTTTCGTTCCACGGATTAAAAGAAAGCGTCAATTGCTTGTAGTATCCGGTCGGCAATTCCCCCCGAATGGACATGTCCACCTTGTCGAAGTCATCTTCATTTAGAATCTGATAGGCTTCTTCAAACCACGCCCAGCATAAAAAGCCGGTGTCCACCGTGATAGAAGTGATTGACATCGGATCATCAAGACCGCGGAACAATATTTTTTGTCCAGTCGGTTTATATATAGCTTCTAGTGGTGATTTCTTGAAATGCCAAAGATGACCCACATTTAGCCGATAAGTAGCCCATTTCAGTTGCGCCCACGTAGAGTCCTTGTGAACATTGAACGTTTTCCGTAAGACAAGCGTATTGGCGAGAGGAAACTTCATCATATTGAAAATAATTGATAACGCGGCTGTAACACTCTTTTTGGAGCCACGCCCACCTTTGACAACCCGATAGCGCCCTTTGAAACGCCAAAAGTCAACATATCCTTTGCCGACAGTCTCCTGCAGACTCACTTCAACGCTACTCATGAAGATCATCCTTTATAACAACGAACTGCTTATTGTTCTCAGCTCCCTGCAATCGTTCAAGTTCGATTTTAAGAAGTTTCGTTCGCGTTTTCTTCTCTTCGTCCAGCAGCCGGGCCTTTAGTTCAATGGCCTTCAACTTCTTGTCCTGGACGCGAGTCAGGGCTTCTTCGAGCGCCAGAATATCATCAATGCTGCGGTAGGTCTTTTCCTCAACTTGGGATTCAACCATCTCTGTTTTGATAACGGGGACAGTCTTCGTCACGCCTGTTTTTTCATCGTGAATAGTCATGGCATCCTTAACAGCCTTCAACTCACGTAAGACGCGCCGCTCCTTCTCCGAAAGCCCTTCTGTCAGCCGCTTAATTCGGAGCAGCATGCGCCGTTCTCGCAGCTCCAACTTTTTAATGGCATCATCCGCCTGCTTTATCGGATCGGTGTCAATGCGGTCAAGCAGCATCTGCTCGTCCTCATCCAGAGCATCCAGCCATATCGTCTCGTATTCCCCGGTCGTGACCGCCTTCTTGTTGCCGGGCGGCCCGCCGGGTCCGCCTCGGTTCCCCGCTGCGTTCGTATTGCCTGGTGGAGCGCCGCCGCGATTGCCGACAGCGTTCTTGTTCCCTTTGGGAGCGCCCCGACGTTTGGAGCGCTCCGAATTTTGCGGAGCGCTCCGTTCGTCTGATTGGAACGTTCCGTTCAGTTTGGCTTCCCAGCGGTCCTTTGATTTCCAGCCGCGAAGTGTACCATCTGACACGCCGAGCTTCGCCGCGATCTCTACCAGGTCGATCTGACCGCTGCTGGCTTTCCAGATTTCAAAAGCTTCGTCTCGCCTTGGGTCCCTTGACTTCCCCATTACATTATCACCACCCCCATGGGCTAATCAGAATAGACGAGCAGCGCCTAATCCTGATTCACGAGAATGGTCGCAGGGCCAGTAAACCGCCGTGTGTCAAACTGACGCCAGCCCGCCTTGTTTTTTTCAATAAAATTAATATCCGCCGCTACTCCAGGAAGCAGGACAATCTCCCTTACGCCTTCTCTTAAACAAAGCTCGTCGGACAGTTCCTTTGTGGAAACATCTTTCAACCACCACGGACTTTCCGTGTAAGAATTGATTTTATCAGGAGAAGTGTCTGGGTAATCAATATACTTGACCTGCACCCAAGGAATGAACGTCTGCTGGCCGTGTTGATTGGAGATGACCACACCAAATTCGTCAACGGTGTGGAGCATGCGGTTCTCCGCGGCGTTCCCATCCTTGGTCCAGACCGTAACTTTGCTGCCGATATGGTCAACAATATTCGCGTTTGGCATTACTCAATCACCTGCCAGTCTTCGGCCAATACGTCCGTCTGCGATGCCAGCCAAGGAACAAACTTATTATCCGCTGTCTTCATTCCGATCCATGGAAGCTTTTCTAAACCGAGTGAATTGACGTCGCTTGGGTTGTAACGACATGCTGGAACTAGCGTCAACCACATCACCCTACCGTTCCAGCCAGCCCGCGCAACCCTCTTGCCTGCCTTCAACGCCTCTACTGCAGCGCCGAAACTCATTATCTCGCCAGCAGATTCATACGTTTTCTCGAAAATACTTGCCTTACAAGGGTAAATTTCACCCTCGATGCCCTGAATGATGTAATCACCGGGGCGGGCCGTCATAACTCCTTCCAGTGTGGAGATGAACATCTCCATATCATTTGTACCTACACCATCATAGCGGACATCTCCGCGTCGATAAGCTTCGTTGATCCAAACCGGATCTTCTGATTGGTTCTGGTCCCCTGTCCATTTGAACGCCTCAATTACAACAGATTTCTTGCGCCACTTTGACATCTTAATCACCCTTTCGTTGTAATAAAAAAAGGACAAGCCAGTTTACAGCTCATCCTTTTGTAATTCAATGTCCAACTCTATCAGTTTCCTAAGATCATCAACAGTTTTAAATTCGATCCGACCGTCCTGAAAGTCCTTGACCCACTTAGCTACTCCAGCCTTGACAATTTTACGGTACTGCGCTTTGCTCTCCAGGATACCAGCCATAACTTCGAGCTCATGCTGCAACAATAAATTTTCATCTTGTGTTCCCATTTACGTATCCCTCGGCTTCCGTGTATGATTGGAAACGAGACAGCGGATGTCTGAGAATGCCACGCGTGGCGCGCCGCTGTCTCAGCCGGGGGATACCCTGGGTGAAGGGGAGGACGTTAGCGCGTCCTCCTTTTTCTTATGCCACGGAATCGGCTCGACCGATCAATACCGGCTCGGTTCCGGTGGCCGCATGATACCTCTTCTTAATAACGTCGCAGAAGACAGGGTCCAGTTCCATTGTCCGGCAGATCCGGCCAAGCTGGTCGCAGGTCATCAGCGTTGAGCCGCTGCCGCCGAACAAGTCGACAGCCACGTCTCCGCGTCGGCTGCTGTTCTTTATTGGAATGGCCAGCAACTCCAGCGGCTTCTGCGTCGGGTGTACATACTTCGTCACATCGCCGCGGCTGACCTCCCACACTGTCTCCGGGAGCGGCTCTTCAGCCGGGAGACCGGCACGCCATACCGTTGTTTGCCGGCGATCACCGTACCAGGCTGGCGCCTTCCCCCGAATGTGGGCGTAAAAGACCGGCTCGTGTTTGAAGCGATACTGCGCCCAACCGAAGGAAGCCGCATTCTTGACCCAGATACACTGCGTCCGGACCTCGATGCTGGCAGCATTCATGGCGTCTTCGAACTCCCGCTGATAAGACGACGGATGGAAGACGTAGATCGCGGCCGCCGGGTCCATGATGGCGGCGTATCTCTCGAAGACGGCATGCAAAAAGCCCGCAAATTCTTCTGCAGGCATGTTGTCGTTCAATATACTGACGCGTCCGTCGGCGGCCAGCCTTGCGGAATCACTCTCTACGGCTACATTGTACGGCGGGTCCGTCACCACAAGCGCGGCCCTGGCGCCGTCCATAAGCCGGCTGACGTCTGCTTCATCCGTTGAGTCGCCGCACATCAGCAGATGCGGCCCGAGCTGCCAGATATCGCCGCGCTGCGTCTCAGGCTCCTCAATAGCAAGCAAAGCGTGCTGAACATCGAAACCATCCTCTTCGACAAACACACCATCGTCGCTGGGTTGCTGCAGACCTGACAGGTATCCTTCCAGATCGCTTTGCAAATAGCCGGTTTCAAGAGCAATCTCCTCCAGCGTATACGAACTGGACAACTCCTCAAGCAGTGATGCAAGGAGTTCTTCATTGGTCCTGCCCCGTAAATTGCTGAGACTTACCGTCAACAGCTTGGACTCCTCTTGGCTGGATTCTACGATGACGCAGACCATATCAGTTAACCCTGCCTCCTTGGCCGCTCTCCAGCGCTTCTCCCCCTTGATAATCGTCATGTCCGCTCTGATCAAGATCGGCTGCAGCACACCATGTTTCTTTACGCTGGCCACCAATGAGCGGTAACGGTGGTCGTCCATTTCATTCGGGTTCCAGCCATTACTGCGCAGCTGCAGAATCGGTATTGTCTCAACCTTCAACTCGATCTCCTCCCAACCATTGAAGATAGATCTGCTCGGCGATCCGCCGCATCATCAAGGGCGGAACGCTCATACCGCAAACGTATGACACATCTGCATCCATGAAATCATAATCAGCGGGGAAGGTCTGGATACGTATAGAATCAACGTCGCTGATCCGGCATGGCTCATCTGATCTGAGAAACCAGGACGAGCTTGCCAGAGTGTTCGCGACCTTCTGATCCTTCAATATGATTGTATTGAAGTCGCTTGCCTTGCCTTTCTCTCTCCGCGTCACATGCCCCATGCTTAAATCACTCGGCCGCTTCCGCTGCCATCTCCGGAACGTTTCCTTAACAGGGTTCAACGGCTTCCCTTCTCCCGACCGAACCTCTCCATACAATACCGGCGGTTCATTCAACTCCAGACGAAGCGACGGGAACGCCTGATCCTCCCGTGCTGCGATAAAGAAAAGTCGCTCCCGTTTCTGGGGAACGCCCATCGTCGCTGAATTGAGAAGAAAGAGCTGCGGTCTGTACCCGAGTTCCCGGAAGCGGGACAAGACCAGGCTTACGAAGCCGCGAGCCTTACCGATCATCATGCCGCGCACGTTCTCGGCGACGACGATCCGGGGCCGGAGCTTCGCGGCCACGTCCAAGAAGTCAAAGAACAGATCATCCAGCCGTTGCTCGGCTTGACCTTCTCTGAATTTGAATTCCTTTCCCCATTTATCCTCCCGATCCCCCGCCGTAGAAAACACGCTACAAGGCGGCGATCCGTCCAGAATGTCCAGGTCGAACAGTTCCGGCGGCAACTCCGCATCCGGCAGCGACTTGAAGTCCTGAATCGGCATCAAGAACGGGTAACGCGGATTATGATTACGCTGGTAGATGCGCATCATCTGCGGGTCAATCTCCACATTGCCCAGCACGGTATATCCGGCAAGCTTGTAGCCCATTGTTGAACCGCCGCCGCAGCTGAAACAGGAGAACACCGTCCGGCCATGCTGTGGAACGTCCGCCAAATCGGTTAAGCGCCAATCCCATACGGGGCGACTCATGAAGGGGCTCCCGGCTGGTCGAACACAAATCCACAGCGCGGACATTTACAGTCAAAGCGGGATTCGTCAAAGTCCGCCACATCCAGCTCCCGGTTCTGAAAGTCACCAAGCTGATCTGCCGCCGGCTCCGTGAACTCTGCGATCAGATCGTCAATCTCGTCTGCATCAAACCCGGACAACGATACGTCCAGACTACCTTGCTGCAGCTCGCCCAACAACCTGGCCAGTGCCTCGTCATCCCATCGGCCCGAAACCTTGTTGAGCGCCAAGTTAAGCAGCTTCTCCCGCTCCGGGTCCAGGTTGACCACGGAAACTGCCAGCTCCGTGCGGCCCTGCTCGTTGACCAGCACCTTATACCGCTGATGTCCACCGACCATGTTACCGGTTTGCTCGTTCCAGACGATCGGGTCAACATAGCCGAATTCGTCAAGGCTGCGGCGGAGTTTCTCGTATTCCGGATCGCCTGGCTGAAGGTCGACACGCGGGTTGTAGGCTGCGGCGTTGATCTGCTCGATCGGTATGGTTCTGATGTCCATTTTGGACCCTCCTTTATGTTAAGTTGGTTTTTCCTCTTGGGGTAGGCACAGGTTTCGACACAGGCCAAGGGAATCGACTCACACTGCCATTCTTCGGTTTCATCCCTGCAAACGGACGTTCTCATGTACAATCTCTCAGAACGGCTCACAGAAGGTTGTTTTTGGGCATAAAAAAAGCACCCGAAGGTGCTTCTTGTCTCACGTTATGGTTGTCTTCTTTCAAGAGCTGACGGCAGCTTTTATTTTCTTTCGTAAATGGCGACACTGCAGTAATTGCCATCCTCGTCGACTTGAGGAATCACGCTGTGCAGTCTCCATCCATCGTGGTATTGACGATTCAACTCCAATTCCAGTTCATTAACGATAGATGAGTTCGTCAAAGGGTTGATTCGTTCCGCTTTGTACTGCTGCTGTGGAAATTGTTGCTGCATAAATGCACCTCCCTTCGACATCACATTTCGACATTCAGGAAGGTTTTTCCTTCTGACACTTCTGCTTGCTGCAAAATTGCTTCGTTCCTGTCCATTCGCCCCAATAACATCCTTTGCATCGGATTGGCTGCCGTGGCGGGTCTTTAAACCGCTGCTGCTGCTGCTTCAAGAACAATTCCCCCAATAGAAAATAGAAAAAGCCGTCCATAAATGAACGACTTTGGATGATATATGTACGCTTTTGTACGAAAAAATGACGGTTTTGGCGAAATGCGCACACCTTAAAGAATGGCGTCCGCTCCGCATCCGCAGCAAATGCGCTGCGCTCTTTGCTTAAAATCTTTACGGACTTTGTTACAAAGGAGGACAAGACCATTTTACTGATTGCCTGAAATCGAAGTCAAAAGCTTAAACATCGATTATTGGCCTTCAATAATAAAAATTCACTGCCGTGCTATCTTATGCTCGTTATTTTACATTTGAGCAGTAAAACAACTGAAGGAGCATAGCCAGGAACTCTTATCAGGAGTTCCCCTTTGCTCGACTGCCTCCCGGTTGGCCCTTCAGTTGCTTTACTCCAGAAACGGAAAAGACGAGAGGAGGTACGCCCCGGTTAAGCGCCGCTGCTGCGGCCGTGCGTGTCACTCTCGCCTGATTTCCACGTTCTCATAGTATCACGGAAAATGCGTCATTTGGTGTTCATCTTACGGTCAATAATCACCGGAAATGCGTCATTTTACGGTCAAATATCTGAGGCTGTTTTTGTAATGTATTCATCAACGCTGTCATAGTACTTGAACTGTGCCTTGTGGATGAGCCAATCAATGTTTTCACGCTTCAACTGAGGTCCGTACATGCAATGACTCAACATTTTTATTTGTTGCTCTTCTCTGATCCGTATGATCTGGGACTCTTGTTCATTCACGATGTAAAACTCTGGCTCTGTGGACTCATCCATGTAAACCATCTGAGTGCCGCCACCAAACCAGTTTCCCCGACGATCTTCCCTATAACCGCTAAATTCCATCCAGACTCCTCCCGACAACATATATTAACGGAAGTATATCACACCTCATATTTCGCCACATCCTTCTCAAAGAATCCCATCAGTTTCAATGTGTTCGCAATGCTCTCGGTTCCCTCGTCAAGCTTACGCCGAACTGTGCTGTGGCTCATGCCGTGCCTGAAGAAAAGTACTGTTCCCTTGAAAGAATGCCCCTCAATATAACGATGCTGAATTGCCTGCCGCGAATCATCGTCAAATATCAGATCAATTGCCCGTCGAATCACGCTGGTATAGAGCCGGTACTGTTCATATACCCAGCGCTGTTTCTCGGCCAAAATAACAGCGTTCGCCGCCTTATCTGCATGCAGCGCATCCTGGTCAATCCGGCGCGCAACCTCGCCGTCGATAGCCACCTGCTGCATGTCTTTCGTGTGATTTTCATAATCATCCATCAATAAACGCATGCTCTTATATTTACCCAGGAGGAACTTAGTTCTTGCAATCTCTGTATCACTTGCCTCCGGGAACAATACGCCATCTTCCCACTCTGCCACTGCCATTCCCCTCATTCCCCTTTATGCTATAATGTCAAGAGGAATGATTTTCAGTTAAGGACCCCCGCGCCCGGCCAGGTTATGGGGGTCTTTGCATTACTTTAGATATCGGCCCCATCGTCCTTGCTTGGGAGCTGTGATACAGGTTTCGAAACCATTGTTCGGCCTGCGTGCCGGCGGCTTGTCTGCCCCGATCTGGCGGAGATGCTCGGCGAGCTGCTCCGGCGTCCATGTGCTGCAAGTGACTTTTCGGTAATCAGTCATGATAAGCCTCCATATATTTTTTCAAAATTGCCCGCGCCCTTTCCCCGCCATCTGCCAACACCGGCGCAGATTTATCGGTGATGAATTCCCAATTCAACCGATCGGCATAGAACTTTAAGACCTGTTCCAGTTCCTCTGCGGAAACTCCCTTTTCCTGTAGCTTGACGCTCATCTTGACGCGGATCGTCCTCGGTCCGTCGGAGCTCTTAGAAATGTATCCTTTTTGACAAAGCAGCTCAATATGCCGGAATGCCGTGGAAGATGACTGTAAATTTAGCAATTGCGCAACTTCCCGGACTGTGGGAGGGTAGCCTTTTTTCGTGATGAACCCCTGAATGACTTCCAGCGTTCTGGCTTGCTGTGGTGTTAAGTTCTTGTCGGTCATGACTCAGCACCTTCCCCCATATCCGCACCGATTATGGCGTTTAACCGCTGCGCCCGCTCCGTTGTGTCATCGGTCAGTTCTTCTCCGATTTTCTCCAGAGCTTCCCGTTGCCGTTTTATGATCTTGTGGGCTTCGATAGCCGCCTGCTTACTGAGGCTGAGGGAGCGTCGTTCTTCCTTCAGCGCGGCCCGAGCCGTCTTGACGTCGGCAATCAACTTTACAATGTCGCCGCGCACGGACATGCTGTTGTACTCCGGTTCGATCGGGTAGCCCAAGCCGTCAGTCGGTACGGTACGGTATTCTTTGCCCAACTCGTCAAGCTGCTCGTCCGAAAAGTATGTGCCGGCGAGAGCGGCGCCTTGCAACTGATTGATGCGCACCAATGCCGTACCATACGCCAGCAACACGTCGTCTATGATTCCATCGGGGTCTATAGTAATCGGGATGCCATCCGGTCGGGAGCGGACGGCCAAAACCCGGTCTCCCGGGGATACTAGCAGTTCGGTGCCGTCCAGCAGGGGATATACTTCTTCCGACGTGCCATCTACGGCAGCTGGTGCAATGCTCTGCATCCATTGCCATATATCGGCTGACAAGTCTGCGTTGCTTGTCGCGTCTGCGTACCTGAGCAGCGCGGCCACAGCAGCCGGGTCCCGATCCGGGCGAAGCACAAAGCAATTGCCGTCGACCTCCACTCCAGTTTCCCGCTTGATAATCTGGTATTTGTTACAGAGTCCTTTGGATTGATCGCTCATGACTGCACCTCTCCCTTTGGCTTGATCCGGCAGGTAATCAGCGCCGTGTGCTCGATTGCGATATTTCCGTCCCCGTCAGTATAAGACGCTGCCAGAGGATGGATGGATATGACCTCCGTCTCACCTAGATCCATTAGGACCACGTTGATAGCCTCGTCCAGGTTGACATATCG is a genomic window of Paenibacillus durus ATCC 35681 containing:
- a CDS encoding phage portal protein, translating into MANTEMLQAQQAQAKAKSAVILPYQYTGMGGTRIKPSLLPFSVLRNMAKVPAIAAIINTRLNQVARFARRPRYEGDLGFRIGFKNPKQSMSRAAQSRAFELEEFFLRTGNWGNPERKDNFNQFLRKITRDSLTLDAVAWENVFTRSGQITDMFAVDAATIELLPTSPISEIYQPTLYQQVTSIGAAGPIAYVQRVDGRITAEYSRQELTYLIRNPRTDIAYADFGFSELETLVEIVTGIVNGVRYNTSYFSYNSLPQGVLEVVGKYEEEDIEAFSRHWKTLTDGAQGKWSVPVMAMEEGNGFKFTPFKNSNQDMQFNEFLEFLFNLAAAVYQIDPNEVGFKSWTSGKSMSQSDNTAEKMDGSKDKGFIPLMYFLSDGFNANILDQIAPEFALYWAGLDEEEEDRKAQRLKDDMELGLTTVAEVRKQRGQQVPPEAEWMNAPANSVLIQAYMADQQPQEEANPNESGEEDGNNRPPTAKAKSEPDQLQKSLDIDISWEGY
- a CDS encoding PBSX family phage terminase large subunit, with the translated sequence MSSVEVSLQETVGKGYVDFWRFKGRYRVVKGGRGSKKSVTAALSIIFNMMKFPLANTLVLRKTFNVHKDSTWAQLKWATYRLNVGHLWHFKKSPLEAIYKPTGQKILFRGLDDPMSITSITVDTGFLCWAWFEEAYQILNEDDFDKVDMSIRGELPTGYYKQLTLSFNPWNEKHWLKKRFFDVPDPNILALTTNYTCNEFLGDDDRALFEWMKKNKPKRYRVEGQGEWGIAEGAIYEDWREEEFEYKELIKTGAYKAVFGLDFGYTNDPSALVAALVNEQEKKLYIFDEHYESGMTNDKIAEMIKAKGFSKEKIIADSAEPKSIDEIRGYGIGRIQAAEKGPDSVINGIQYLQQYEIIVHKFRCPNVSIELSSYVWDQDKTGRFLNRPVDDFNHALDALRYALEKIRKPVRSTIII
- the terS gene encoding phage terminase small subunit is translated as MGKSRDPRRDEAFEIWKASSGQIDLVEIAAKLGVSDGTLRGWKSKDRWEAKLNGTFQSDERSAPQNSERSKRRGAPKGNKNAVGNRGGAPPGNTNAAGNRGGPGGPPGNKKAVTTGEYETIWLDALDEDEQMLLDRIDTDPIKQADDAIKKLELRERRMLLRIKRLTEGLSEKERRVLRELKAVKDAMTIHDEKTGVTKTVPVIKTEMVESQVEEKTYRSIDDILALEEALTRVQDKKLKAIELKARLLDEEKKTRTKLLKIELERLQGAENNKQFVVIKDDLHE
- a CDS encoding BC1881 family protein, whose product is MPNANIVDHIGSKVTVWTKDGNAAENRMLHTVDEFGVVISNQHGQQTFIPWVQVKYIDYPDTSPDKINSYTESPWWLKDVSTKELSDELCLREGVREIVLLPGVAADINFIEKNKAGWRQFDTRRFTGPATILVNQD
- a CDS encoding DUF2829 domain-containing protein, encoding MSKWRKKSVVIEAFKWTGDQNQSEDPVWINEAYRRGDVRYDGVGTNDMEMFISTLEGVMTARPGDYIIQGIEGEIYPCKASIFEKTYESAGEIMSFGAAVEALKAGKRVARAGWNGRVMWLTLVPACRYNPSDVNSLGLEKLPWIGMKTADNKFVPWLASQTDVLAEDWQVIE
- a CDS encoding DNA modification methylase gives rise to the protein MKVETIPILQLRSNGWNPNEMDDHRYRSLVASVKKHGVLQPILIRADMTIIKGEKRWRAAKEAGLTDMVCVIVESSQEESKLLTVSLSNLRGRTNEELLASLLEELSSSYTLEEIALETGYLQSDLEGYLSGLQQPSDDGVFVEEDGFDVQHALLAIEEPETQRGDIWQLGPHLLMCGDSTDEADVSRLMDGARAALVVTDPPYNVAVESDSARLAADGRVSILNDNMPAEEFAGFLHAVFERYAAIMDPAAAIYVFHPSSYQREFEDAMNAASIEVRTQCIWVKNAASFGWAQYRFKHEPVFYAHIRGKAPAWYGDRRQTTVWRAGLPAEEPLPETVWEVSRGDVTKYVHPTQKPLELLAIPIKNSSRRGDVAVDLFGGSGSTLMTCDQLGRICRTMELDPVFCDVIKKRYHAATGTEPVLIGRADSVA
- a CDS encoding DNA cytosine methyltransferase yields the protein MSRPVWDWRLTDLADVPQHGRTVFSCFSCGGGSTMGYKLAGYTVLGNVEIDPQMMRIYQRNHNPRYPFLMPIQDFKSLPDAELPPELFDLDILDGSPPCSVFSTAGDREDKWGKEFKFREGQAEQRLDDLFFDFLDVAAKLRPRIVVAENVRGMMIGKARGFVSLVLSRFRELGYRPQLFLLNSATMGVPQKRERLFFIAAREDQAFPSLRLELNEPPVLYGEVRSGEGKPLNPVKETFRRWQRKRPSDLSMGHVTRREKGKASDFNTIILKDQKVANTLASSSWFLRSDEPCRISDVDSIRIQTFPADYDFMDADVSYVCGMSVPPLMMRRIAEQIYLQWLGGDRVEG
- a CDS encoding transcriptional regulator is translated as MDIRTIPIEQINAAAYNPRVDLQPGDPEYEKLRRSLDEFGYVDPIVWNEQTGNMVGGHQRYKVLVNEQGRTELAVSVVNLDPEREKLLNLALNKVSGRWDDEALARLLGELQQGSLDVSLSGFDADEIDDLIAEFTEPAADQLGDFQNRELDVADFDESRFDCKCPRCGFVFDQPGAPS
- a CDS encoding winged helix DNA-binding protein, which gives rise to MTDKNLTPQQARTLEVIQGFITKKGYPPTVREVAQLLNLQSSSTAFRHIELLCQKGYISKSSDGPRTIRVKMSVKLQEKGVSAEELEQVLKFYADRLNWEFITDKSAPVLADGGERARAILKKYMEAYHD